The Parashewanella tropica genome window below encodes:
- a CDS encoding CoA transferase subunit A, which translates to MAGLNKLVSSYEEALAGLKSDMTIMVGGFGLCGIPEGLIHQMANMDIKGLTAISNNAGVDDFGLGLLLQNHQISTMIASYVGENATFEKQMLSGELEVILTPQGTLAEKIRAGGAGIPAFFTATGYGTPVAEGKETREINGRHYVLEDSLTSDFALVRAWKADTMGNLVFRKTAANFNPMMATAGKITVVEAEIIVEPGELDPDHIHTPGIYVDRLIQGEFEKRIEQRTVKV; encoded by the coding sequence ATGGCAGGATTGAATAAGTTAGTCAGTAGCTATGAAGAAGCGCTGGCAGGCCTAAAAAGCGATATGACCATCATGGTCGGAGGCTTTGGTCTTTGTGGTATACCTGAAGGTCTGATCCACCAAATGGCTAACATGGATATTAAAGGCCTAACTGCAATTTCGAACAACGCTGGCGTTGACGACTTTGGTTTAGGATTACTACTTCAAAACCACCAAATTTCTACCATGATTGCCTCTTACGTTGGTGAAAACGCCACCTTCGAAAAACAAATGCTATCTGGTGAGCTTGAGGTTATTTTAACTCCACAAGGAACATTAGCCGAAAAAATCCGTGCGGGCGGAGCTGGTATTCCAGCGTTTTTTACCGCTACAGGCTATGGCACTCCAGTTGCCGAAGGGAAAGAAACACGTGAAATAAACGGTCGTCACTATGTTTTAGAAGACTCTCTTACCTCTGACTTTGCACTTGTAAGAGCATGGAAAGCTGACACTATGGGTAACCTTGTCTTCCGGAAAACTGCTGCCAACTTTAACCCAATGATGGCAACAGCAGGCAAAATCACTGTTGTTGAAGCCGAAATCATTGTTGAGCCTGGTGAACTGGACCCAGACCACATCCATACGCCTGGGATTTATGTCGACCGCCTTATTCAAGGTGAATTCGAAAAGCGCATTGAGCAACGCACGGTTAAAGTATAA
- a CDS encoding pyrimidine dimer DNA glycosylase/endonuclease V, translated as MNIFILDTNIKKCAQYHCDQHAIKMILESVQLLCTALNKKGFVTPYKSTHMNHPCVLWVEESYDNFEWLRTLAVELNNEYRYRFDKANDHKSISVLPELEEFKYERKGLTPFPQAMPEKYKNINDAVLAYRQFYIGEKMQFAKWTKRKIPFWIH; from the coding sequence ATGAATATATTTATTCTTGATACTAACATAAAAAAGTGTGCACAATATCACTGTGATCAACATGCTATAAAAATGATCCTTGAAAGTGTTCAACTGCTTTGTACAGCCCTTAATAAGAAAGGCTTTGTTACACCTTATAAATCGACTCATATGAATCACCCTTGTGTATTATGGGTCGAAGAGTCTTACGACAATTTTGAGTGGCTTCGAACTCTAGCTGTAGAGCTTAACAACGAATATAGATACCGCTTTGATAAAGCAAACGATCATAAATCAATTTCTGTATTGCCTGAACTTGAAGAGTTCAAATATGAAAGAAAAGGATTGACCCCTTTTCCACAGGCAATGCCAGAAAAGTACAAAAATATAAATGACGCTGTATTAGCTTACAGACAATTTTACATCGGTGAAAAGATGCAATTTGCTAAATGGACCAAAAGAAAAATTCCTTTTTGGATCCATTAA
- a CDS encoding DUF3885 domain-containing protein produces the protein MSTYFSERFPELRIQKPLFYNWETSIRFEIGPSEIPLWEDREKEMLNEEYFTQAFHRATKIFDEVFSADDEIEIIVQRFSDGRQKIKKSNFISRHILSRVSYTTESERIHDIYEMEYKKHHWHRVTYSSLKVQDVDYKSIIQASINVDFSCRGETYIGECYFINKSRDIILDIYDDRGMDVLAFKKSSIQPLYEKFNQWILDHNRNEIDTVFT, from the coding sequence ATGAGCACGTATTTTTCAGAAAGATTCCCTGAGCTAAGAATACAAAAACCACTCTTTTACAACTGGGAAACAAGCATTCGATTTGAGATTGGCCCATCTGAAATTCCTCTATGGGAAGATAGAGAAAAAGAAATGCTAAATGAGGAATATTTCACGCAGGCTTTTCATAGAGCCACTAAAATTTTCGATGAAGTATTCTCAGCAGATGATGAAATTGAGATTATTGTTCAAAGGTTCTCTGATGGAAGGCAGAAGATAAAAAAGAGTAATTTCATTTCAAGGCATATTCTTTCTAGAGTTTCATACACAACTGAAAGTGAGAGAATACACGACATCTATGAAATGGAGTATAAGAAGCATCATTGGCATAGAGTTACTTACTCGAGCCTGAAAGTTCAAGATGTTGATTATAAATCTATAATACAAGCTTCCATAAACGTGGATTTCTCATGCCGTGGAGAAACGTACATAGGTGAATGTTACTTCATCAACAAGTCTAGAGACATTATCCTCGACATATATGATGATAGAGGTATGGATGTTTTAGCTTTTAAAAAATCGAGTATTCAACCACTCTACGAGAAGTTCAATCAATGGATTCTCGATCACAATCGAAATGAAATAGATACCGTATTTACGTGA
- a CDS encoding transporter suffix domain-containing protein codes for MKKVLGYSLLILSILAWCAIPILPFIDISKAQIAAFTTGLIVAGEVFFYSFASWERNNRKVQKLIQA; via the coding sequence ATGAAAAAAGTACTCGGTTACTCCTTACTGATTTTATCTATTTTAGCTTGGTGTGCGATACCAATATTGCCGTTTATAGATATAAGCAAAGCACAAATAGCAGCTTTTACGACAGGCCTTATTGTTGCTGGGGAAGTATTTTTTTATAGTTTTGCTTCTTGGGAAAGAAATAATCGAAAAGTTCAAAAGCTTATTCAAGCGTAA
- a CDS encoding hydroxymethylglutaryl-CoA lyase: MDKVSIFEVGARDGLQNEKAVSTQDKVSLIHELADSGVRRIEAASFVSPKWVPQMADSAVVMDQIERKPNVQYSALTPNLKGLEAAIAANVDEVAIFGSASEAFSQKNINCSIEESIARFKPVMEKAKQHGLPVRGYVSCVLGCPYEGEVAISEVVRVAELLHDMGCYEISLGDTIGVGTPFKAKAMLEAVTQSVSVNKLALHFHDTYGQALANIAMCLETGITTFDSSVAGLGGCPYAKGASGNLATEDLVYMLHGMGLQTGIDIQSLAQAGDKICKALGRTNGSKVALTLLN; this comes from the coding sequence ATGGATAAAGTTAGCATTTTTGAAGTCGGTGCTCGTGATGGACTACAAAACGAAAAAGCGGTAAGCACTCAAGATAAAGTCAGCTTGATACACGAGTTGGCTGATTCAGGAGTACGCAGAATTGAAGCCGCTAGTTTTGTGTCACCCAAATGGGTACCACAAATGGCCGACTCTGCCGTTGTGATGGATCAGATTGAGCGTAAACCCAATGTACAATACAGCGCCCTCACTCCCAACCTCAAAGGATTAGAAGCAGCGATCGCTGCAAATGTCGATGAGGTAGCCATTTTCGGCTCAGCTTCAGAAGCATTCAGCCAAAAAAACATTAATTGCTCAATCGAAGAATCCATCGCCCGCTTCAAACCGGTAATGGAAAAAGCTAAGCAACATGGCCTACCTGTTCGTGGTTATGTGTCTTGTGTTTTAGGCTGTCCTTATGAAGGTGAAGTCGCAATAAGTGAAGTGGTAAGAGTTGCCGAGCTGCTTCATGACATGGGTTGCTATGAAATTTCATTAGGTGATACCATCGGTGTGGGTACTCCATTCAAAGCGAAAGCCATGCTTGAAGCTGTGACCCAAAGTGTGTCTGTAAACAAGCTCGCTCTCCACTTCCACGATACCTATGGCCAAGCATTGGCTAATATCGCTATGTGTTTAGAGACTGGGATTACAACCTTTGACTCATCAGTAGCGGGTTTAGGTGGCTGTCCTTATGCTAAAGGCGCATCTGGTAACCTTGCTACAGAAGATTTGGTATACATGCTCCATGGCATGGGCTTACAAACAGGTATAGATATACAAAGTCTTGCTCAAGCTGGTGATAAAATCTGTAAAGCTCTTGGACGAACCAATGGCTCAAAAGTGGCGCTCACACTACTCAATTAA
- a CDS encoding DUF2306 domain-containing protein encodes MSYLEFAYIHLVTVVPAFLIGTYLLFTKKGTPIHKRFGRIYMILMLVTACISLFMQAQVGPLFLGHFGYIHLLSFLTIYAVPVAYFSAKNGNIKRHKASMVALYVGGMLVAGTFAFMPGRLLHDWLFV; translated from the coding sequence GTGAGCTATCTTGAATTTGCATATATTCATCTGGTAACAGTTGTTCCAGCGTTTTTAATTGGCACTTATCTTCTCTTTACAAAAAAAGGTACACCAATCCACAAAAGGTTTGGGAGAATCTATATGATTCTTATGCTTGTAACAGCATGTATCTCTCTTTTCATGCAAGCTCAAGTGGGGCCATTATTTTTAGGTCATTTCGGATACATTCATTTATTAAGTTTTCTAACAATTTATGCTGTTCCTGTAGCTTATTTTTCAGCGAAAAATGGCAATATCAAAAGGCATAAAGCTAGTATGGTTGCTTTATACGTTGGCGGTATGCTTGTTGCTGGTACATTCGCTTTTATGCCGGGTCGTTTATTACATGATTGGCTTTTCGTTTAA
- a CDS encoding integron integrase: MPRSPFLTHVSEFMVTRHFAKRTVEAYLQWIKTFILFHNKQHPSKLGEKEVERFLSYLANQKNVAPATQKQALNALNFLYNDFLSQPLSMDLEFNRSKREAKLPVVLTKEEITSLLKHVQVNRSLVAKLMYGSGLRLMEAVRLRIKDIDFDYHSLLIWNGKGGRHRRVTLAPELVKPLKQQIELAKSFYDIDIELENYQGVWLPYALAQKYPNAAASFKWHYLFPSSRTSVDPHSGRIRRHHIDETSVRKAVKAAAKKAKIEKDVNCHTLRHSFATHLLQRGADIRTVQEQLGHQDVRTTQIYTHVIQAGASGVRSPLSDL, from the coding sequence ATGCCTCGTTCTCCATTTTTAACTCATGTTTCTGAGTTTATGGTTACTCGCCATTTCGCAAAACGAACAGTTGAAGCTTACCTTCAGTGGATTAAGACATTTATTCTTTTTCACAATAAACAGCACCCCTCTAAATTAGGTGAAAAAGAAGTCGAAAGGTTTTTGAGTTATCTTGCTAATCAAAAAAATGTGGCGCCAGCGACACAAAAACAAGCTTTGAATGCATTAAATTTTTTGTATAACGACTTTTTATCTCAGCCATTATCAATGGATTTAGAGTTTAATCGCTCTAAACGAGAGGCTAAATTACCCGTTGTTTTAACAAAAGAGGAAATAACCAGTTTATTAAAACACGTTCAAGTAAACAGAAGTCTTGTCGCGAAATTGATGTATGGCAGTGGTTTGAGGCTGATGGAAGCGGTTAGATTGCGAATTAAAGATATTGATTTTGACTATCACTCCTTGCTTATTTGGAATGGGAAAGGAGGAAGACATAGGAGAGTCACATTAGCACCTGAATTAGTAAAACCACTGAAGCAACAAATAGAATTGGCTAAAAGCTTTTATGATATTGATATAGAACTTGAAAACTATCAGGGTGTTTGGCTTCCTTATGCATTAGCGCAAAAATATCCAAATGCTGCGGCTAGCTTTAAATGGCACTATTTATTTCCTTCTAGTAGAACAAGTGTTGATCCTCACTCTGGAAGAATACGTAGGCATCATATTGATGAAACCTCAGTGCGAAAAGCGGTTAAGGCCGCGGCTAAAAAAGCAAAAATCGAGAAAGATGTAAACTGTCATACTCTGAGACATTCGTTTGCAACTCATCTTTTACAGCGAGGGGCGGATATTCGAACAGTGCAAGAGCAATTGGGCCATCAAGATGTTAGGACAACACAAATTTATACTCATGTTATTCAAGCTGGAGCGAGTGGAGTACGTAGTCCGCTAAGTGATTTGTAG
- a CDS encoding YHS domain-containing protein, with translation MASKTINNFCPRSGKAVKEDSLTEYRGYIVGFCNPNCRDDFEENFEDRPNDTQYFDGILRKKYDK, from the coding sequence ATGGCATCAAAAACAATTAATAATTTTTGTCCGCGTTCAGGCAAAGCGGTTAAAGAAGACTCGTTGACTGAATATCGAGGCTATATTGTTGGCTTTTGTAACCCAAATTGTCGTGATGACTTTGAAGAAAACTTTGAAGATAGACCCAATGACACACAGTATTTTGACGGTATCTTAAGAAAAAAGTATGATAAATAA
- a CDS encoding TrmH family RNA methyltransferase codes for MEEVKSPIRQRADEIKPYRCKNLIAVLENPMDIKNIGTVIRNVNALGVEKTYIVDSRKSLPDDWEDMRERKSLSKTSVSAIKWSFVKRFDSTEECLQHLEKNRFTSIVTSPHIKGKVNHILHEADYTHPKLAVWFGNESRGVSDLAVEKSEFCVSIPMFGMIESLNLGTTTGIVLYEITKQRREYQEKYKRANRRPNK; via the coding sequence ATGGAAGAAGTAAAATCTCCAATTAGACAAAGAGCTGACGAAATAAAGCCATATCGGTGTAAGAATTTAATAGCCGTTTTAGAGAATCCAATGGATATAAAAAACATTGGAACTGTTATTAGAAACGTCAATGCGTTAGGTGTTGAGAAAACCTATATCGTTGATAGCCGAAAATCGTTACCTGATGACTGGGAAGATATGAGAGAAAGGAAGTCACTCTCTAAAACCTCAGTTTCAGCTATAAAGTGGAGCTTCGTAAAACGATTTGATAGCACAGAAGAGTGTTTACAACACCTAGAGAAAAATAGATTTACTTCAATAGTTACTTCACCTCACATAAAAGGTAAAGTAAACCATATTCTTCATGAGGCTGATTATACTCACCCAAAACTTGCAGTATGGTTTGGTAACGAATCTCGTGGTGTTAGTGATTTGGCTGTAGAAAAAAGTGAATTTTGTGTTTCAATTCCAATGTTTGGAATGATTGAAAGTTTGAATCTAGGCACAACAACTGGAATCGTTTTATATGAAATTACAAAGCAAAGGCGCGAATATCAAGAAAAATATAAACGTGCCAACCGCAGGCCTAACAAGTAG
- a CDS encoding glutathione S-transferase family protein → MFKLYYYPNNASLAPHFLLHHLKADYELLLVDKKSNSQKSADYLRLNPAGRIPTLVVNEQPIFESPAICMHICELHPESDLMPSLGEPTRPLFYQWLAFLNNTLQAELMVRYYPHRHTNDEATIPNVIAAQDERIADALSIINDQLEHHEYLLGDTLTACDYFLFMLAEWSLPIEKSPLDFKHLAAYLKRLCLNPTIKAVCDTEGIDLTPFESYS, encoded by the coding sequence TTGTTCAAGCTTTATTACTATCCAAACAATGCGAGTCTAGCTCCTCATTTTTTGCTTCATCATTTAAAAGCAGACTATGAGCTATTGTTAGTTGATAAAAAATCAAACTCTCAAAAATCAGCGGATTATCTTAGGCTCAACCCTGCAGGGCGGATACCGACCTTAGTTGTTAATGAACAGCCAATTTTCGAAAGTCCAGCTATCTGTATGCACATCTGCGAATTGCACCCTGAATCCGATTTAATGCCATCGTTAGGTGAGCCGACTCGTCCTTTGTTTTATCAATGGCTCGCGTTTCTCAATAATACGCTGCAAGCTGAACTTATGGTTCGCTATTACCCTCATCGCCACACCAACGATGAAGCGACCATTCCAAATGTAATAGCGGCGCAGGACGAAAGAATTGCTGATGCACTGTCAATCATCAACGACCAGTTAGAGCATCATGAATACTTGTTGGGTGACACCTTAACCGCGTGTGATTACTTCTTGTTTATGCTTGCAGAATGGTCGTTACCAATTGAAAAGTCACCGCTTGATTTTAAACACCTAGCAGCGTATTTAAAGCGTCTTTGTTTGAACCCAACGATTAAAGCGGTTTGCGACACCGAGGGTATAGACCTCACACCATTTGAGTCATACTCATAA
- a CDS encoding DUF4145 domain-containing protein, with product MHQEVTILNRPVRVNGSPNSCPICNTRIEPINVDTANWVQDDFGMNLGKFEVVFKCPVSECGRLFISRFEQTSEKPGTKRTDYIFQGSFPYERISNNFNETVKELSPSYCDIFSQAQHAEKIGLDQICGVGYRKALEHLVKDFCISTHEDKEESIKKKLLGQCINEFITDENIKECAKRAAWIGNDETHYVRKWEDKDIHDLKALIALVEHWITSHLLTKQYLNEMS from the coding sequence ATGCATCAAGAAGTAACAATACTCAATAGACCAGTACGAGTTAATGGTTCTCCTAATTCTTGTCCTATTTGCAACACACGAATAGAGCCAATAAATGTTGATACCGCAAATTGGGTTCAAGATGATTTTGGAATGAACCTTGGTAAATTTGAAGTTGTTTTCAAGTGTCCTGTTAGTGAATGCGGCAGACTTTTCATTAGTAGGTTTGAGCAAACCTCAGAAAAGCCAGGAACAAAACGCACAGATTATATCTTTCAAGGTTCATTTCCATACGAAAGAATAAGCAATAATTTTAATGAAACAGTTAAAGAGTTGTCGCCAAGCTACTGTGATATTTTCAGTCAGGCACAACATGCTGAAAAGATAGGTTTAGATCAAATATGTGGAGTTGGGTACAGAAAAGCTTTAGAGCATCTAGTCAAAGATTTTTGCATTTCAACACATGAAGATAAAGAAGAATCTATTAAGAAAAAGTTGTTAGGCCAGTGCATTAATGAGTTCATCACTGATGAAAACATAAAGGAATGTGCAAAACGCGCTGCATGGATAGGAAATGATGAAACTCATTATGTTAGGAAATGGGAAGATAAAGATATTCATGATCTCAAGGCACTAATTGCATTGGTAGAACACTGGATTACAAGTCATTTACTAACTAAGCAATATCTCAACGAGATGAGTTAG
- a CDS encoding RluA family pseudouridine synthase, translating into MDTLELTISIDESNCHRKASLLLASSSQLSQAQIKDAMQKGAVWLCRGKSKQRLRRASKPLLSGDKLELNYNAELLQQSPSVPKLIFDGDVFSVWFKPYGLNCQGSRWVDHLSINRWVETNFHKISGKNERPVFLVHRLDRATSGLILLCHTKKAARLFSEMFSSRQIDKRYQAIVHGDFSTIPQNYLVEHPIDDKPSSSIFSFVNKNEKYSLVDVKLLTGRKHQIRKHLSYIGFPIVGDRLHGLAGDESRDLQLQSVLLAFVCPITKQRYNFVLDDTLRLCL; encoded by the coding sequence ATGGATACTTTAGAATTAACCATATCAATTGATGAGAGTAATTGTCATCGAAAGGCGAGTCTGTTACTTGCTTCGTCATCACAACTCTCACAAGCTCAAATAAAGGACGCAATGCAAAAAGGAGCAGTATGGTTATGTAGAGGTAAAAGTAAACAACGTTTGAGACGCGCAAGTAAACCTTTATTATCAGGTGATAAGCTAGAGCTGAATTACAACGCCGAGCTACTACAGCAATCACCATCCGTGCCAAAACTAATTTTTGATGGTGATGTATTCAGCGTCTGGTTTAAACCTTATGGACTCAATTGCCAAGGTAGTCGTTGGGTAGATCACTTGAGTATTAATCGTTGGGTTGAGACTAATTTTCACAAAATATCTGGTAAAAATGAACGGCCAGTTTTTTTAGTCCACCGGCTTGATCGAGCGACTTCTGGCCTCATTTTACTTTGCCATACAAAAAAGGCTGCTCGCCTATTTTCTGAAATGTTTAGTTCAAGACAAATTGATAAACGATATCAGGCTATTGTTCATGGTGATTTTTCAACTATTCCTCAAAATTATTTAGTAGAACATCCCATTGATGATAAACCTTCTTCGAGTATTTTCTCATTTGTAAATAAAAACGAAAAATACTCATTGGTTGATGTGAAATTACTCACTGGACGAAAACATCAGATCCGAAAACATTTGAGCTATATTGGCTTTCCAATTGTAGGAGATAGGCTGCACGGCTTGGCTGGTGATGAATCAAGGGATCTTCAATTGCAATCTGTTTTACTGGCATTCGTATGCCCTATCACTAAGCAAAGATACAACTTTGTTCTTGATGATACGTTAAGATTGTGCCTGTGA
- a CDS encoding ISAs1 family transposase, protein MNGHDLIQQLSTIRDPRQDWKIDHKLTDILLLTICGVIAGAEGWEEVEDFGHERLDWLQNYGDFDNGIPAHDTIARVISSISAKQFQQCFIDWMQACHEVTKGDVVAIDGKTVRRSYNKAKRLGPIHMVSAFSTANNVVLGQIKTAEKSNEITAIPELLKLLDIRGCIVTIDAMGCQKQIAQTILDKNADYLLAVKGNHKRLEETFIKHFSMDKLQKWNGEYFTTNEKAHGREETRMHITCETFGEFVDLGFEWPGLQTLGISISFRNNEGEVPTDATIRYFISSAKLTPKKFAEAVRSHWHIENKLHWKLDVAMREDDCRIRRGEAPEVFSNIRHVALNLLNKETTFKAGLKRKQKKAAMSTSYLAQVLAGQELS, encoded by the coding sequence ATGAACGGCCATGATTTGATTCAACAACTTTCTACAATCAGAGACCCACGACAGGACTGGAAGATTGATCACAAGCTAACAGATATTTTGCTACTCACCATTTGTGGTGTTATTGCTGGTGCTGAAGGTTGGGAAGAAGTTGAAGACTTCGGTCATGAACGACTTGACTGGCTTCAGAATTATGGAGATTTTGATAATGGAATTCCCGCTCACGATACCATTGCCAGAGTGATTAGCAGCATTAGTGCAAAGCAGTTCCAACAATGTTTTATTGATTGGATGCAAGCTTGTCATGAAGTGACTAAAGGCGATGTTGTCGCCATTGACGGTAAGACCGTTCGTCGTTCATATAACAAAGCAAAGCGGCTTGGCCCTATTCATATGGTGAGTGCTTTTTCTACAGCGAATAATGTCGTGCTTGGACAAATAAAAACGGCTGAAAAGTCTAACGAAATTACAGCAATCCCAGAGTTACTAAAACTATTAGACATTAGAGGTTGCATTGTAACCATTGATGCAATGGGCTGTCAGAAGCAAATAGCTCAAACAATCTTAGATAAAAATGCCGACTACTTGCTTGCAGTAAAAGGTAATCATAAGCGCTTAGAAGAAACCTTTATCAAACATTTCTCTATGGATAAACTTCAGAAATGGAATGGTGAATATTTTACAACAAACGAAAAGGCACACGGGCGTGAAGAAACTCGAATGCACATAACCTGTGAAACTTTTGGAGAGTTTGTTGATTTAGGCTTTGAATGGCCAGGGCTACAAACATTGGGAATCAGTATTTCCTTTAGAAATAACGAAGGTGAAGTTCCCACAGACGCTACAATTCGATACTTCATTAGCTCAGCTAAATTAACGCCGAAGAAGTTTGCTGAAGCTGTAAGGTCGCATTGGCATATAGAAAATAAGCTTCACTGGAAATTGGATGTTGCGATGCGAGAGGATGATTGTCGTATACGACGAGGTGAAGCACCAGAAGTGTTTTCAAACATACGTCATGTAGCGCTGAATTTACTCAATAAAGAAACAACCTTTAAAGCCGGTTTAAAGAGAAAGCAAAAGAAAGCAGCAATGAGTACAAGTTACCTAGCTCAAGTCCTTGCAGGGCAAGAGCTTTCGTAA
- a CDS encoding nuclear transport factor 2 family protein — MQKFIFLCILTALSFFSFAQEPFSREQLLDKAKDFIAAKNARQQPNSSTKDIDHFISLLANEFVDEHIKHNFTYTNKSSLRKDMVAKLKDEIACSNIKINTIMVGANVVFINYTESAKVKPFHLDRFINYSSTNIVSLEFDKSGLIKRIRRHAG, encoded by the coding sequence GTGCAAAAATTTATCTTCTTATGTATATTAACTGCTCTTTCATTTTTTAGTTTCGCTCAAGAGCCTTTTTCAAGAGAGCAATTATTAGATAAGGCAAAAGATTTTATTGCTGCTAAAAATGCCCGCCAACAACCAAACTCGTCAACTAAGGATATTGATCATTTCATATCTTTGCTCGCAAACGAGTTTGTTGACGAGCATATAAAGCACAATTTCACATATACAAACAAATCCAGCCTTAGAAAAGATATGGTTGCAAAGTTAAAGGATGAGATTGCTTGCAGTAATATCAAAATTAATACAATTATGGTTGGCGCTAATGTTGTATTTATTAACTATACCGAATCAGCAAAAGTTAAGCCTTTTCATTTAGATAGATTCATTAACTACAGCAGTACCAATATCGTTTCATTGGAGTTTGATAAATCAGGGCTAATAAAACGTATACGCAGGCATGCTGGGTAA
- a CDS encoding Imm32 family immunity protein: MAFAPASQSISQRFAPVNAALYAKRFQMLTVEKDENAEQVFIHGSPEELRWLASRLEAIASQAEKSGNSHDHFMTENWGGHELTTELIGNPESHKIINHLVIYGHKVA; the protein is encoded by the coding sequence TTGGCTTTTGCTCCTGCGTCGCAAAGTATAAGCCAACGTTTTGCGCCCGTTAATGCGGCGTTATATGCCAAAAGGTTTCAGATGCTTACTGTAGAGAAAGATGAAAACGCAGAACAAGTATTCATTCATGGCTCGCCAGAAGAGCTTCGTTGGTTAGCTTCTAGATTAGAAGCAATAGCATCCCAAGCTGAAAAGTCAGGTAATTCACATGACCATTTCATGACTGAGAACTGGGGGGGACATGAATTAACTACTGAATTAATCGGCAACCCAGAGTCACATAAAATAATTAACCACCTTGTCATTTACGGGCATAAAGTAGCTTAA
- a CDS encoding CoA transferase subunit B, whose amino-acid sequence MSLTREQMAQRVAKELQDGFYVNLGIGIPTLVANYIPQGMQVMLQSENGLLGMGEFPTEETIDPDLINAGKQTVTAVDGASFFSSAESFAMIRGGHVDLTVLGAFEVDVNGSIASWMIPGKLIKGMGGAMDLVAGAENIIVTMMHADKYGNSKLLPQCELPLTGYGCIKRVVTNLAYLEIKDGAFHLIERAPGVSVEEIKNMTAGELVIPEHVPEMDL is encoded by the coding sequence ATGTCACTAACAAGAGAACAAATGGCTCAACGCGTCGCCAAAGAACTTCAAGACGGCTTTTACGTAAACCTCGGTATTGGTATCCCTACCCTTGTGGCAAACTATATTCCTCAAGGTATGCAAGTAATGTTGCAATCAGAGAATGGTTTATTAGGTATGGGTGAGTTTCCGACTGAAGAAACTATCGATCCTGATTTGATTAACGCTGGTAAACAAACGGTTACCGCTGTTGATGGCGCTTCTTTTTTCTCATCAGCTGAAAGCTTTGCCATGATCCGTGGTGGTCATGTTGATTTAACCGTACTTGGTGCTTTTGAAGTGGATGTAAATGGCTCTATCGCTTCATGGATGATCCCAGGTAAACTCATCAAAGGCATGGGCGGAGCAATGGACTTAGTTGCTGGTGCAGAAAACATCATTGTGACCATGATGCACGCTGATAAGTATGGAAATTCAAAACTCCTTCCTCAGTGTGAACTGCCACTCACTGGTTATGGCTGCATAAAACGTGTCGTTACCAACCTTGCCTACCTAGAAATCAAAGACGGTGCTTTCCACCTAATTGAACGCGCTCCAGGCGTTTCAGTTGAAGAAATCAAAAACATGACGGCTGGAGAATTAGTCATCCCTGAGCATGTACCTGAAATGGACTTGTAA